In the Candidatus Methanomethylophilaceae archaeon genome, one interval contains:
- a CDS encoding leucine-rich repeat protein, which translates to MSKNAFRSIPLQCLRIIIASSKATSGVGSVGKHAFYGCALTKANLSSATKIGYGAFTGNDLREVTFGGGLESVDPKAFFRYSFWDAGENRIPVSAQDLAGKTFEGSGKILSELPEN; encoded by the coding sequence ATCTCCAAAAATGCGTTCCGATCAATCCCCCTCCAATGTCTCAGAATCATCATCGCTTCGTCCAAGGCCACGTCCGGAGTGGGGTCGGTCGGGAAGCACGCCTTCTACGGATGCGCCCTGACCAAGGCCAACCTGTCCTCCGCGACCAAGATCGGCTACGGCGCCTTCACCGGGAACGACCTGAGGGAAGTCACATTTGGCGGCGGCCTGGAATCCGTCGATCCGAAGGCCTTTTTCAGGTACTCGTTCTGGGACGCCGGCGAAAACAGGATCCCTGTGTCCGCTCAGGATCTCGCCGGAAAGACTTTCGAGGGCTCTGGCAAAATCCTCTCTGAGTTGCCTGAGAACTAA